One window of Alkaliphilus metalliredigens QYMF genomic DNA carries:
- a CDS encoding acetaldehyde dehydrogenase (acetylating) produces the protein MQLQDKDLLSIQEVRDMVSKANKAQTEFSKFSQEAIDEIVYGMKQAAYSQAEFLGKFASEETGFGKWQDKKTKNEIASEGVYNHIQNMKTIGVIHEDAEKKIVEIGTPVGTIAALIPSTNPTSTVIYKALIALKSGNAIIFSPHPSGLKSILKTVEILNKAAVEAGAPDGLLHCMTLPSMEGTSELMKHSGVDLILATGGSAMVKAAYSSGTPALGVGPGNVPVFIERSADIKEAIGKIFSSKTFDNGTVCASEQAIVTERCISEKVKEEVKRQGGYFLVGEQLEKVTAIMETVTGGMNPKIVGRSAQDIATIAGIEIPKETKILLCEEQNVGKNVPFSKEKLTALLGFYTVEDWQKGCELCYALLENGGLGHTLAIHSQDESIIREFALKKPVSRILVNTPSTQGAIGLSTNLAPSFTLGCGAIGGSATSDNVGPMNLINIRRMAYGIDDCRERETQDSKELSSIDIEVITQLVMESLKNKI, from the coding sequence TTGCAATTACAAGATAAGGATTTGTTATCCATACAAGAGGTAAGAGACATGGTGTCAAAAGCCAATAAGGCTCAGACGGAATTCTCTAAGTTCAGCCAAGAGGCCATTGATGAAATCGTCTATGGGATGAAGCAAGCTGCCTATAGCCAAGCAGAATTTCTTGGGAAATTTGCCTCTGAGGAAACAGGGTTTGGAAAATGGCAGGACAAGAAAACAAAAAATGAAATTGCCAGTGAAGGTGTATATAATCATATTCAAAACATGAAAACCATTGGTGTGATACATGAGGACGCTGAAAAGAAGATTGTTGAAATTGGAACACCGGTGGGGACGATTGCAGCATTGATTCCCTCTACGAATCCAACTTCCACTGTCATCTATAAAGCACTTATTGCTTTAAAATCTGGTAATGCCATTATTTTCAGTCCACATCCAAGTGGATTGAAAAGTATTTTGAAGACAGTAGAGATTTTAAATAAAGCTGCTGTAGAGGCGGGAGCACCAGATGGTTTACTCCATTGCATGACCCTGCCAAGCATGGAGGGAACTAGCGAGCTGATGAAGCATAGTGGTGTGGATTTGATTTTAGCCACTGGAGGTTCGGCCATGGTGAAGGCTGCCTATAGCTCTGGAACACCAGCCCTAGGAGTTGGACCTGGTAATGTTCCTGTATTTATTGAAAGAAGTGCTGATATAAAAGAAGCAATAGGGAAAATATTTTCCAGTAAGACCTTTGACAATGGAACTGTATGTGCATCGGAGCAAGCCATTGTCACAGAAAGATGCATTAGTGAAAAGGTGAAGGAAGAAGTAAAACGCCAAGGTGGGTACTTTCTAGTTGGAGAGCAGCTGGAAAAGGTAACCGCAATCATGGAGACTGTCACAGGGGGAATGAATCCTAAAATTGTAGGAAGGTCTGCCCAAGATATTGCAACAATTGCAGGAATTGAAATTCCAAAGGAGACAAAAATACTTCTCTGTGAAGAACAAAATGTTGGGAAGAATGTTCCTTTTTCTAAGGAAAAGCTGACTGCCCTTTTAGGGTTCTATACAGTGGAAGATTGGCAGAAAGGCTGTGAGCTTTGCTACGCCCTATTAGAAAATGGGGGCCTAGGACATACCCTGGCCATTCATTCTCAGGATGAATCCATTATTAGGGAGTTTGCTCTTAAAAAGCCAGTTTCTAGAATCCTAGTCAACACCCCATCAACCCAAGGTGCCATTGGGCTTAGCACGAACCTAGCACCATCCTTTACCTTAGGCTGTGGAGCTATTGGTGGAAGTGCTACATCAGATAATGTGGGACCGATGAACTTGATCAATATCCGAAGAATGGCCTATGGAATAGACGATTGTAGAGAAAGAGAAACCCAAGATTCAAAAGAATTAAGTAGTATAGATATTGAAGTAATTACCCAATTAGTAATGGAAAGTTTAAAAAATAAAATATAA
- the eutM gene encoding ethanolamine utilization microcompartment protein EutM has translation MAISNALGMIETKGLVGAIEAADAMVKAANVTLLGKEHVGGGLVTVMVRGDVGAVKAATDAGAAAAERVGELMSVHVIPRPHGEVETILPQIKE, from the coding sequence ATGGCAATTTCAAACGCGTTAGGAATGATTGAAACAAAAGGATTAGTAGGTGCAATTGAGGCAGCAGATGCAATGGTGAAGGCTGCAAATGTAACATTATTAGGTAAAGAACATGTTGGTGGTGGTTTAGTCACAGTAATGGTAAGAGGAGATGTTGGTGCAGTTAAAGCGGCAACAGATGCTGGAGCCGCAGCTGCAGAGAGAGTGGGAGAACTAATGTCTGTACACGTGATTCCAAGACCTCATGGTGAAGTGGAAACGATTCTTCCGCAAATCAAAGAATAA
- a CDS encoding cobalamin adenosyltransferase — MKVLTETSLRMEFKNKFPKTYSINSGILVTPSAKQYLKEKRIELIVEEEQDLEKQEVVSTDPKEVNQKQKQQVLPKYKCYFSGGFFESKPEHMTQLHGNFLVNKDHPRIVLRGKLDSFQAQILEVQVILNNRKEKKLLADLSEVLTFVRSILRAEVLEEPFNQCEILGLGEAELRKMSHNPEQFFDVNHFLPDYSMGTVLIKLNSLRSAAREVEIVGVKAFTGANGDIKRVDMIQALNRLSSCLYIMMCRWQGGYYK; from the coding sequence ATGAAGGTTTTGACAGAAACCAGTCTTCGAATGGAGTTCAAAAACAAGTTTCCAAAAACCTATTCGATCAATTCGGGGATATTAGTAACGCCTTCAGCGAAGCAATATTTAAAGGAAAAGAGAATAGAGCTAATCGTAGAAGAAGAACAGGATCTAGAAAAACAAGAGGTGGTATCAACAGACCCAAAGGAAGTAAATCAAAAACAAAAACAACAGGTCCTTCCTAAATACAAATGTTATTTTAGTGGAGGATTTTTTGAAAGTAAGCCTGAGCATATGACGCAGCTACATGGAAATTTTCTAGTCAATAAGGATCATCCTAGAATTGTACTCAGAGGGAAGCTAGACAGTTTTCAGGCTCAGATTTTAGAGGTGCAGGTAATTTTAAATAATCGCAAGGAGAAAAAGCTTCTAGCAGATTTATCCGAAGTACTCACATTTGTTAGAAGTATTTTAAGAGCCGAAGTGCTAGAGGAGCCCTTTAACCAATGTGAAATATTGGGATTAGGGGAGGCGGAGTTAAGAAAAATGTCCCACAATCCAGAGCAGTTTTTTGATGTCAATCATTTTCTTCCAGATTATTCTATGGGAACAGTATTGATAAAATTAAATTCATTGAGAAGTGCTGCTAGAGAAGTGGAGATAGTGGGGGTCAAAGCCTTTACTGGAGCCAATGGAGATATAAAAAGAGTCGATATGATTCAAGCACTGAATCGACTCAGTAGCTGTTTGTATATTATGATGTGCCGCTGGCAAGGTGGGTACTACAAGTAG
- the pduL gene encoding phosphate propanoyltransferase, which yields MKEEQIKQIVEQVIKTFEEAQSVPMEVPVEVSARHIHLSKEHISLLFGSEDQLSIIKELSQPGQFQYDKRVTLIGPKGSIGNVAILGPSRDETQVEISYTDARALGIKPPLRESGDLQDTAGIIIATGHKAINLEGGVMIAKRHIHMTPKDAEVFHVKDGEHVKVRIESKRPIVLEDVLVRVNEKYGLSMHIDHDEGNAAAYQPGTTGKMIK from the coding sequence ATGAAGGAAGAACAGATTAAGCAAATTGTAGAGCAGGTTATTAAGACATTTGAAGAGGCTCAATCAGTCCCAATGGAAGTTCCAGTGGAAGTTTCTGCTAGACACATCCATTTGAGCAAAGAACACATTTCGTTGCTATTTGGAAGCGAAGATCAATTGAGTATAATAAAAGAATTGTCCCAGCCCGGGCAATTCCAATATGATAAACGAGTTACATTAATTGGACCTAAGGGGTCCATTGGAAATGTTGCTATTTTAGGACCTAGTCGAGATGAAACCCAAGTGGAAATATCCTATACTGATGCGAGAGCCCTGGGAATCAAACCGCCCCTTAGGGAGTCGGGAGATTTACAGGATACAGCGGGAATTATTATTGCGACGGGACATAAGGCCATCAATTTAGAGGGAGGGGTCATGATTGCCAAACGACACATTCATATGACACCTAAGGATGCTGAAGTCTTTCATGTAAAGGATGGAGAGCACGTGAAGGTGAGGATTGAAAGTAAGCGGCCTATTGTTTTGGAGGATGTCCTGGTGAGGGTCAATGAAAAATACGGGTTAAGTATGCATATTGATCATGATGAAGGAAATGCTGCGGCCTATCAGCCGGGAACCACAGGGAAAATGATAAAATAA
- the eutJ gene encoding ethanolamine utilization protein EutJ, with the protein MDFTQVNDLVSQVEKSIHETFPFDRSKELLVGVDLGTAYVVIVVLDQQNNPIACEMEFAQVVRDGLVVDYIGATQIVRKLKEKLEKRLGQSLLKAAIALPPGTGSKDSRTHNYVVEGAGLEVVSVVDEPTAANNVLQVKNGVIVDIGGGTTGLSIIKNDEVIHTVDEATGGTHLSLVLAGNYRVKFEEAEKIKKDPTRKKEVLAIVRPVIQKMASIIQNNIVDYDVETIYLVGGTCCLDGFEDVVEKETGISTQKPHNPFLVTPLGIAMNCRE; encoded by the coding sequence GTGGATTTCACACAAGTAAATGATCTGGTGAGCCAAGTTGAAAAATCGATTCATGAGACTTTTCCCTTTGATAGAAGCAAGGAGCTATTGGTAGGGGTTGATTTAGGAACAGCATATGTTGTGATTGTGGTACTAGATCAACAGAATAATCCAATTGCCTGTGAAATGGAATTTGCTCAGGTGGTAAGGGATGGTCTAGTGGTGGACTATATAGGAGCCACTCAAATTGTACGGAAACTTAAGGAAAAGCTAGAGAAGAGGCTTGGACAGTCTTTGCTGAAAGCAGCCATTGCCTTGCCACCGGGGACGGGGTCAAAGGATAGTAGAACCCATAACTATGTGGTGGAGGGGGCAGGGCTAGAGGTTGTGTCTGTTGTAGATGAGCCCACTGCTGCTAATAATGTTCTTCAAGTAAAAAATGGCGTGATTGTTGATATTGGTGGGGGGACGACGGGTTTATCCATTATTAAAAATGATGAGGTTATCCATACTGTGGATGAAGCCACAGGGGGAACTCATCTTAGTCTGGTCCTAGCGGGCAATTACCGTGTGAAGTTTGAAGAGGCGGAGAAAATCAAAAAAGATCCAACACGGAAAAAAGAAGTATTAGCCATTGTAAGGCCTGTAATTCAAAAAATGGCATCGATTATTCAAAACAATATAGTGGATTATGATGTAGAGACAATTTATTTAGTAGGGGGAACCTGTTGCTTAGACGGCTTTGAAGATGTAGTTGAAAAAGAGACGGGAATTTCCACCCAAAAACCACATAACCCTTTTTTGGTGACCCCCTTAGGGATTGCTATGAATTGTAGAGAATAG
- a CDS encoding EutN/CcmL family microcompartment protein produces the protein MIIGKVIGNVWATRKDETLNGLKLLVIESIDYGRNQRGESFVAVDGVGAGIGERVLVVKGNAARKALQKEGAAVDATIVGIIDEVEVTLQNNSE, from the coding sequence TTGATTATAGGAAAGGTAATCGGTAATGTATGGGCCACTAGAAAAGATGAAACCTTAAATGGGTTAAAGCTTTTAGTGATTGAATCCATAGATTATGGTAGAAACCAAAGAGGAGAGTCCTTTGTAGCAGTGGACGGCGTCGGTGCGGGCATTGGAGAACGGGTCTTGGTTGTAAAAGGAAATGCCGCAAGGAAGGCCCTTCAAAAAGAGGGTGCGGCGGTGGATGCCACAATAGTAGGGATCATAGATGAGGTAGAAGTGACATTACAAAATAACAGTGAGTAA
- a CDS encoding SLBB domain-containing protein: MDILEKIFEAGVVGAGGAGFPTHIKLDGVAEYLLVNAVECEPLLETDKFITRHKSEEIIKAMEIMGNHIQAKEMVIGLKKKNTKEIQALREAIQCLKSKVTLHLVENFYPAGDEQMLVYEITKRQVPPGGIPKDVGVVVCNVGTVVNIYEALNEKPVTHKLVTILGEVKNPSMVYAPIGTPIEKCIEMVGGPTIQAYRIVLGGPMMGRVIEKSQLNQEVVTKTTGGIIVLPEEHFMLRDKQQDLTQMINRSRSTCIQCSLCTDLCPRNLIGHPLRPHRIMRTLSGDKEQYGVLKEALLCCECGVCEVYACPMGQTPKNINVEIKNLLRQEGIRYSDTSVKNEVNGMREYRKVPAERLLARLELSGYADQVKDGYCSIEPHRVKIPLKQHIGKPATPIVEVGSLVEKGQLIARVNAGDLGANIHASMQGVVSEINEFIWIEAGEKAVIQ; encoded by the coding sequence ATGGATATTTTAGAAAAGATATTTGAAGCCGGCGTTGTTGGAGCAGGTGGAGCTGGTTTTCCAACCCATATTAAGCTTGATGGTGTGGCAGAGTACCTACTGGTTAATGCAGTGGAGTGCGAACCCCTACTAGAAACCGATAAGTTTATCACACGACATAAGAGTGAAGAAATTATTAAAGCCATGGAAATCATGGGGAATCACATCCAAGCAAAGGAAATGGTTATTGGGTTAAAGAAAAAAAACACCAAAGAAATTCAAGCACTAAGAGAAGCGATACAATGCTTGAAATCTAAGGTAACACTTCATTTGGTTGAAAATTTTTATCCCGCAGGGGATGAGCAAATGCTAGTCTACGAAATCACCAAAAGGCAAGTACCTCCAGGGGGAATCCCTAAGGATGTGGGTGTTGTGGTATGTAATGTAGGGACAGTGGTCAATATTTATGAAGCCTTAAATGAAAAACCTGTTACTCATAAATTGGTGACGATCTTAGGAGAAGTGAAAAACCCCTCTATGGTGTACGCACCTATTGGAACTCCCATTGAGAAGTGTATCGAAATGGTGGGAGGACCAACCATACAGGCGTATCGCATTGTCCTAGGGGGGCCCATGATGGGCAGGGTAATCGAAAAAAGTCAGTTAAATCAAGAGGTGGTCACCAAGACAACCGGTGGGATCATTGTACTTCCTGAAGAACATTTTATGTTAAGGGATAAACAACAGGATTTGACACAAATGATTAATAGAAGTCGATCTACTTGTATCCAATGCTCTCTTTGTACGGATCTATGTCCAAGAAATTTAATTGGCCATCCCCTACGACCCCATCGAATCATGAGAACCCTGTCGGGAGATAAGGAGCAGTATGGGGTACTGAAGGAAGCCCTTTTATGCTGTGAGTGCGGTGTATGCGAGGTATATGCCTGTCCCATGGGGCAAACTCCAAAAAACATTAACGTAGAAATCAAAAATCTTCTTCGCCAGGAGGGCATAAGATATTCAGATACATCCGTGAAAAATGAAGTTAATGGGATGCGTGAATATAGAAAAGTGCCAGCTGAAAGACTTTTAGCTAGATTAGAGCTTTCTGGGTATGCAGATCAGGTTAAGGATGGGTACTGTTCTATTGAGCCTCATCGGGTAAAAATACCACTGAAACAACACATTGGAAAGCCTGCAACACCTATTGTTGAGGTGGGAAGTTTAGTAGAAAAAGGGCAATTGATTGCCAGGGTAAATGCAGGGGATTTAGGAGCTAATATCCATGCCAGTATGCAAGGTGTGGTTAGTGAGATCAATGAGTTTATCTGGATTGAGGCTGGAGAAAAGGCGGTGATACAATGA
- a CDS encoding BMC domain-containing protein, which translates to MIKTIGLIELNSIAKGIETGDAMVKTANVELLKAHSVCPGKYILLICGDVGAVETAIETGIKIGGGYVVDHLILPSIHPQLIDAIHGTNSVQEVSAIGVLEFFNIATSIVAADAAAKAAAVTLMEIRLGLSIGGKSFVTLCGDVSSVQEAVEAGATIGKEKGMLVEKCVIPSPRKELFEKLL; encoded by the coding sequence ATGATAAAAACCATAGGATTAATAGAATTAAATAGCATTGCCAAGGGAATAGAAACCGGTGATGCCATGGTTAAGACAGCCAATGTAGAGTTATTAAAGGCCCACTCTGTCTGTCCTGGTAAGTACATTTTACTGATATGCGGCGATGTGGGAGCTGTTGAAACAGCCATAGAGACTGGAATCAAAATAGGTGGAGGATACGTTGTTGATCATCTCATTTTACCTAGTATACATCCCCAATTAATCGATGCCATCCATGGTACCAATAGTGTACAAGAAGTGAGTGCCATTGGGGTGCTGGAATTTTTTAATATCGCCACATCTATTGTTGCGGCAGATGCTGCTGCCAAGGCTGCTGCTGTAACCCTTATGGAAATTCGCTTAGGTCTTTCTATAGGGGGCAAGTCCTTTGTTACATTATGCGGGGATGTCAGTTCTGTTCAGGAGGCGGTGGAAGCTGGGGCGACAATAGGTAAGGAAAAGGGGATGTTAGTAGAAAAATGTGTCATTCCATCTCCACGAAAAGAGCTATTTGAAAAACTATTATAA
- the eutH gene encoding ethanolamine utilization protein EutH, producing MNINEIIVYIMVGFMVLGALDKIIGNKYGLGEKFDEGMIAMGSLAVAMVGVVSLAPVLATILEPMVVPVYTFLGADPAMFATTLLANDMGGYPLAMQLAQTQEAGLFAGLILGAMMGPTIVFTIPVALGIIKKEDHKYLATGVLAGMVTIPIGAFVGGVVAGFDISMILSNLVPIILVSLLLSLGLWKMPEKMIKGFTVFGKGVVVVITIGLAAIIVETLTGFVVIPGMAPISDGIEIVGEIAIMLAGAFPMVYVVTKVFNKPLMKMGKLLGMGDVAAAGMVATLANNIPMFGLMKDMDNRGKIINVAFAVSASFVLGDHLGFTAGVNQDMIFPMVVGKMVGGVTAVMVAIFIANKSMSKEDAVKQH from the coding sequence ATGAACATTAATGAAATTATTGTCTATATTATGGTTGGATTTATGGTATTGGGTGCGTTAGATAAAATCATAGGCAACAAATATGGTTTAGGAGAAAAGTTTGATGAAGGAATGATCGCAATGGGGTCTTTAGCTGTTGCAATGGTCGGAGTTGTTTCTTTAGCTCCAGTTTTAGCGACAATTTTGGAGCCAATGGTTGTACCAGTTTATACATTTTTAGGTGCAGACCCTGCTATGTTTGCAACCACATTATTAGCTAATGATATGGGTGGATACCCTCTGGCCATGCAGTTGGCCCAAACTCAGGAGGCAGGGCTATTTGCTGGATTAATCCTAGGAGCCATGATGGGACCAACGATTGTGTTCACAATACCTGTGGCCCTGGGCATTATTAAAAAAGAAGATCACAAATATTTAGCAACAGGGGTTTTAGCAGGGATGGTGACGATTCCCATAGGCGCTTTTGTTGGTGGCGTGGTGGCTGGATTTGATATTTCAATGATTTTAAGCAACCTAGTCCCTATTATTTTAGTTTCTTTATTGCTTTCTCTTGGATTATGGAAGATGCCTGAGAAAATGATTAAAGGATTTACTGTTTTTGGTAAAGGTGTTGTGGTGGTGATTACAATCGGTTTGGCGGCTATTATTGTGGAAACCTTAACGGGTTTTGTGGTAATCCCTGGCATGGCACCAATATCCGATGGAATCGAAATCGTAGGGGAGATTGCCATTATGCTAGCAGGGGCCTTCCCAATGGTTTATGTGGTCACCAAGGTATTTAATAAGCCTCTTATGAAGATGGGGAAACTATTGGGAATGGGAGATGTTGCTGCTGCAGGCATGGTAGCTACTCTAGCCAATAATATTCCGATGTTTGGATTAATGAAGGATATGGATAATCGTGGGAAAATCATTAATGTTGCCTTTGCAGTCAGTGCTTCCTTTGTTCTAGGAGATCATCTTGGATTTACTGCTGGTGTCAACCAAGATATGATTTTCCCAATGGTAGTAGGTAAAATGGTAGGTGGCGTGACTGCTGTTATGGTGGCTATTTTTATTGCCAACAAAAGCATGTCAAAGGAAGATGCAGTTAAGCAACACTAA
- a CDS encoding 1-propanol dehydrogenase PduQ, with product MKNFKEMTEIVHGIDAIQYLERFKNKRACIVTDPTMVQLKVVDRVTEIFDRNKIDYDVFSEVEPDPSFGVVYKGLNHIIKNKPELLIAVGGGSAIDAAKAIMYFCIKIKESLLDTQEIPKPFFIAIPTTSGTGSEVTAYSVITDKEKNIKIPIIDSLMVPDVAILDPIFTKTIPSHVTADTGIDVLTHCVEAYVSKDASDFTDALVEKATVQVFRYLPVAYKDGSNMEAREKLHNASCMAGIAFTNAGLGINHSMAHSLGSHFKMSHGRSNAILMPYIIAFNSKGQDKTGYNPAAVKYAELAKYIGLPNSTVETGVLGLIEAIKVMKIAMGIPATIKEAGVDRESFMNSLDEISAMALEDICTSSNPKKVSKEDIKNIYLEAYDRNSGLSF from the coding sequence TTGAAGAATTTTAAAGAAATGACTGAAATTGTACATGGAATTGATGCAATACAATACTTGGAAAGATTCAAAAATAAAAGGGCTTGCATTGTCACCGATCCCACAATGGTTCAATTGAAAGTTGTTGACCGTGTAACCGAAATTTTTGATAGAAATAAGATAGACTATGATGTGTTTTCTGAAGTGGAGCCAGATCCCTCCTTTGGGGTTGTCTACAAAGGTTTAAATCACATTATTAAAAACAAACCAGAGCTACTCATTGCAGTGGGAGGTGGTTCTGCCATTGATGCCGCTAAGGCCATCATGTATTTTTGTATTAAAATTAAAGAAAGCTTATTGGATACCCAAGAAATACCCAAGCCTTTTTTTATTGCAATACCTACTACTAGTGGTACGGGATCTGAGGTCACAGCCTATTCTGTGATAACAGATAAAGAAAAGAATATAAAAATCCCCATCATTGACTCTTTAATGGTACCTGATGTGGCTATATTAGATCCTATATTCACCAAAACCATACCATCCCATGTTACAGCAGATACAGGAATTGATGTCTTGACCCACTGCGTTGAGGCTTATGTTTCTAAGGATGCTTCGGATTTTACTGATGCCCTAGTTGAAAAAGCCACTGTCCAGGTGTTTCGGTATTTACCAGTAGCCTACAAGGATGGGTCTAATATGGAAGCTAGAGAAAAGCTTCACAATGCTTCTTGTATGGCAGGAATTGCCTTTACAAATGCTGGATTAGGAATTAATCATAGTATGGCCCATAGTTTAGGGAGTCATTTTAAGATGTCCCATGGTCGGAGCAATGCCATATTAATGCCCTATATTATTGCATTTAATAGTAAAGGTCAGGATAAAACCGGGTATAATCCAGCAGCAGTGAAATACGCTGAGCTGGCAAAATACATAGGGCTTCCCAACTCTACAGTCGAAACAGGGGTCTTGGGTTTAATTGAAGCCATCAAAGTCATGAAGATCGCCATGGGAATTCCTGCAACTATAAAAGAAGCTGGTGTGGATCGGGAAAGCTTCATGAATTCATTGGATGAAATTTCTGCCATGGCATTGGAAGACATTTGCACTAGTAGTAATCCAAAGAAAGTCTCTAAAGAGGATATTAAAAACATTTATTTAGAAGCCTATGATAGAAACTCCGGTTTATCTTTTTGA
- a CDS encoding TetR-like C-terminal domain-containing protein, with protein sequence MTQTTKKAMAASLKERLEKTTLQNITVKDIVKDCEINRQTFYYHFQDSFALMEWIFETEGTKAISNNKTYDTWERGFLQAFQYVEQNKMLVLNAYHSMGREHVERYLYSVVYRLLINVINEQAKGMNVPEDDKGFIAHFYKYVFVGLMLEWIHQGMKECPKDIVDRLSKLITGDIHKALLKYEQ encoded by the coding sequence GTGACCCAGACAACAAAGAAGGCTATGGCAGCATCCCTTAAAGAGCGCTTGGAAAAAACAACGCTTCAAAACATTACGGTGAAGGATATTGTGAAAGATTGCGAAATCAACCGTCAGACATTTTACTATCATTTTCAGGATAGCTTTGCCTTAATGGAATGGATTTTTGAAACAGAAGGTACGAAAGCAATTTCTAACAATAAAACCTATGACACCTGGGAACGAGGATTTTTACAGGCATTTCAGTATGTGGAACAAAACAAAATGCTTGTACTTAATGCATATCATTCTATGGGTCGTGAACACGTAGAGCGGTACTTGTATAGTGTGGTTTACAGGTTGCTGATAAATGTAATCAATGAGCAAGCGAAAGGTATGAATGTACCTGAAGATGACAAGGGGTTTATTGCTCATTTTTATAAGTATGTCTTTGTAGGGCTAATGTTGGAGTGGATTCATCAAGGTATGAAAGAGTGTCCAAAGGATATTGTCGATAGGTTGAGTAAATTGATTACAGGGGATATCCATAAGGCGCTACTTAAGTATGAGCAGTAA
- a CDS encoding oleate hydratase: protein MEGITMKKDYGNKQVYFVGGGIASLAGAAYLIRDCHFKGENIHILEGMHILGGSNDGMGTPEDGFVCRGGRMLNEETYENFWELFSSIPSIEHEGMSVTDEILAFDHAHPTHANARLINKDGEVLDVMSMGFDKEDQMAMGKLLLTPEEKLDHLKISDWFGPHFFETNFWYMWQTTFAFQKWSSLFEFQRYMFRMIFEFSRIQTLEGVTRTPYNQYESIILPMKAYLDDHGVDFTIKCTVTDLDFKEGEGITVTTIHYQDQDGDGIIRLQEDDICIVTNGCMTDGATLGDLYTPAPLKPEHPISGDLWANIAAKKSGLGDPKPFFGNAEETNWESFTVTMKGNKLLKMIEKYSRNVPGSGALMTFKDSSWLMSMVVAAQPHFKAQTADETIFWGYALHTNKVGDYVKKPMRDCTGEEMLIELLHHLHFDEEMDEIMKDVVNVIPCMMPYIISQFQPRAMTDRPQVVPEGSTNLAMISQFVEIPEDMVFTEEFSVRAARIAVYTLMGLDKKICPVTPHRYDVRTLLKALNTCYR from the coding sequence TTGGAGGGAATAACCATGAAAAAAGATTATGGGAACAAACAAGTTTATTTTGTAGGAGGAGGGATCGCTTCACTTGCAGGTGCGGCTTATCTGATCCGAGATTGTCACTTCAAAGGAGAAAACATCCACATTCTGGAGGGTATGCATATCCTGGGAGGCTCTAATGACGGAATGGGTACTCCAGAGGATGGATTCGTATGTCGAGGAGGCAGGATGCTTAACGAGGAAACTTATGAAAACTTCTGGGAGCTTTTTTCCTCGATACCTTCTATTGAACATGAGGGCATGAGCGTAACTGATGAAATTCTTGCATTTGACCATGCTCATCCTACCCACGCTAATGCACGTCTTATCAATAAAGACGGTGAAGTTTTAGATGTGATGAGTATGGGATTTGATAAAGAAGACCAGATGGCAATGGGAAAACTGCTTTTGACACCAGAAGAAAAGTTGGATCATCTGAAAATATCAGATTGGTTCGGTCCACATTTCTTTGAGACAAATTTCTGGTATATGTGGCAAACCACCTTTGCTTTCCAAAAATGGTCTAGTTTGTTTGAATTCCAACGTTATATGTTCCGTATGATATTTGAATTCTCTCGTATTCAAACATTAGAAGGGGTCACCAGAACACCATATAACCAATATGAATCTATCATTTTACCAATGAAAGCATATCTAGATGACCATGGAGTAGATTTTACGATCAAATGTACGGTCACTGACCTTGACTTCAAGGAAGGTGAAGGGATCACTGTGACTACCATTCATTATCAGGATCAAGATGGTGATGGCATCATTCGGCTTCAAGAAGATGATATTTGCATCGTCACCAACGGTTGTATGACTGACGGTGCAACATTAGGTGATTTGTATACACCAGCACCTCTTAAACCTGAACATCCAATTTCTGGTGATCTGTGGGCCAATATCGCAGCCAAGAAAAGTGGTCTTGGTGATCCGAAACCTTTCTTTGGCAACGCGGAAGAAACCAACTGGGAATCCTTTACTGTAACCATGAAGGGAAACAAATTACTGAAAATGATTGAGAAGTATTCACGTAATGTTCCTGGTAGCGGTGCACTGATGACGTTTAAGGATTCTAGCTGGCTTATGTCCATGGTTGTGGCAGCACAGCCCCATTTCAAAGCCCAAACTGCCGATGAAACGATATTCTGGGGATATGCTCTGCATACTAATAAAGTTGGTGATTATGTGAAGAAGCCTATGCGTGACTGTACTGGCGAGGAAATGCTCATCGAACTACTGCATCATCTACATTTTGATGAGGAGATGGATGAAATCATGAAGGATGTTGTCAATGTGATCCCTTGCATGATGCCCTACATTATCTCTCAGTTTCAGCCGAGAGCCATGACGGACAGACCACAGGTTGTACCTGAAGGGTCTACTAACCTGGCTATGATCAGTCAATTTGTTGAAATCCCTGAAGACATGGTGTTCACCGAGGAATTTTCTGTTCGTGCAGCTCGTATTGCGGTGTATACATTGATGGGCTTAGATAAAAAGATCTGTCCTGTCACACCACATCGCTATGATGTTCGAACACTGTTAAAAGCACTGAACACCTGCTATAGATAA